One Seriola aureovittata isolate HTS-2021-v1 ecotype China chromosome 3, ASM2101889v1, whole genome shotgun sequence genomic window, GCTTTTGCAGGTACCTGGACAGATGTGAATGGATCAGTCAGATGTTTAAGACAACAACCTTGACGAAAGGAACCACTCAGTTTAACAACATCACATTGAGAATCAACATCCAGAATGTATTTCTGTATCATATCTATATTAAGCAAGatgatatatttaaatgtacTCTCAGAAATCTGCAAATCAAAGACGGCAAACTCGTTTAAAATATATGTCCTTTTGGCCTAAAGtcttaaattatatatttaaaaaaaacgtctcAAAATTTTTCATTAACGGTCCGTAGTGGGAGCTTGAAAACAATTCAGAGAGATGACTCACTCTGGAAGAAAAATTAGGGAAGTGAGTGTTTCTTTTCACTATTACTGTACAAACAGATAATTGCACAGAGACAAGACTCATGTTTGACAGCAAACTGACATCTCTGTAAGCTCCAAGAGTTTGACTGATAGACAACATCATTAATATCTAAACGACCCAAACCAAAAAATACAGGGTGTTTGTGCTGTATTCACTAAATATGCTTATATTTCTTTACAGCTAACATTTGTGGGCTGTGCAGCAGCTTGACTTCATTTCAGAGTcagttttgaagttttgaaggaGGCCTCCAAAAAGTAACAAACACCAGGGATGTCTTCTGGGAAGTTGGCCGGAAGCTCCTGTCTGCTCCTGGGAACAAAGACAAACTCTGGGCGATCCTTCAGCAATCTGGGACAAAgtgcacacaaataaaacatgaatctAAAAACAATGTGGCAAATTATTTGACACAAGAAGAAACACAGCGATGTTCTAAAAGTTACGTTTCCTGACCAGagcactttgttttgtttctctgcaacAGCCactactactttttttttagaGTTAGATCATATGTTTTGAGAGGGTTATGAAGAGTTATTATTGAAGTATAATCCTCAgtgtgatgataatgataaaaccACAACAATCACTTATAACTTATAACTTGCAGAGTTACATCACCTGTGGGTTGTAGGGCTGATATTGATTTTTCTAGGTTGGCTGCAGGATTCAAACTTGTTGGCCAATGTGACATTGTTCCCAAAAAGGCAGTAGCGTGGCATCTTCACCCCTACTACACCAGCCAGAACTGAACCAGTGTGGAGGCCGATACGCATCTGGAAAAAATATTCAGCATGAATCACGCTTCCGCATGTCTTTTATTAATCAACAGAACTAAACTAAAATGTCTTACAGTGTATGAGCGTAGAGTTGGTATTGGTATCAGTATATCTCCTGAGTAACGCTGCTGTGCACTTAATTTAAATCAATACTTTTAAAGGTTAACTCTGGTGataatccatattttttttatagtcaACAAATCTCACAAAAAGGTAAAATTCAACATTAAATTGATTCtttaagcaacacaaacactgccCTGCTGCTATAAATACTCACCAGCACACAAAATCTGCAGTTGAAAATAGTCACAAATGAATGCATAATTTACTGTTTAAAGGTGTCCTGTGAGGTTTTTGACCACTATAGTGCTATGCAGTGACGCTTTTATGAGTAGGGCCCTGTTTTGATTGTATCGGGCACATACATGAGGAcgcacacaaatgtgcacaagGTTGCAGGCAGTGCAGTTATTGGCAGTAATGTGTGAATAAACGCAGTGAAGAAGACTAATAGCAACTACATCAACAACATGGGAGCACAGTAAACGATGCATGATTTAAAacatgaggaaggaaatgctgGTTAAGATTTATGTCATTAGTGGGAGCTAATGGATTTGGGAATGGGAGCCTCTGACAGGGCAGAGAAGTCAGAGAGTATTACAGTAATATACAGACCAacatgttggttttggtcttttcatgggccttttcatttttttttttgacaataacaaaaatatagaaatttTCCTTGAAACTTTTCAAGtaagacaaaatattttttcaatcaTACATTATACACATTTCTATCATACACATTGtatacatattattatatttaattaagCCAGGCACCTCATCAATTGTTTTCCATTTGATGAATTGTCTGGCTAAATTAATCAGTTCTGATGAACTGATTCAGCTCTAAGttctgatttcttttaaaatctcTGATTTCTAAATAGTGCACATatcttaatatttcataaagTATTTTGATTTGTGATAACTAAAATGATTTGTTCACATGTTAGTTTTTAAGAAGGTCTCTACAGATGAAGATAATTTCAACAATTGAACAATGTTGTGTCTTGAAATTAATCAATCAGTATATTAAAATCATACCATCGATCAAGACCATAACTCCTTTGTAGGCAAAGGTCGACAactttaataatgataaataataaactttagAGAAggcacatttctttttaaataaaaggcCTTCATACCAAAACTCTCTTAGGTTGTTGAAGTTATATAATTACACTGAATGAGGAGTACAGTATGCAGTACTTGACCCTCACCTGTATTGGGTCTCCAGTTGGTGTCATGACTTCGTCTGAGAGCTCCATCATCTTTAAGGCCATGAGTGCAATTTGGACAGCGTGAGTCCCACTCTCCTTGTGTAAGCCGCCAGCTACACAATACGCATCACCAATGGTCTCCACCTGAACACAGTGGAGGATCATTACAATGAGTTCTAACCTGGCAAAGTGAGACAGGAAAAAGAAGCTGTTTGTGTCTCCTTCCACCCAAAGTCAAGGGCTCCCTTAACTGTATTAAATATGTACTGTGCCGTGAAGACAATGGACCTTGAACAGAATGACAAATGTGAAGTGGATATTCATCAAAATCTCTTTGATTAAGAATCTGACTTGCTCTTCATCTTGCAGTAAAAGACAGAGGGCAAGAAACAAGGAGTAATAAAACTTAAATAGTAATAGTACTTGATCCCTGGCCATATTAAAAAGTCCAGAAGcgttttgtcttcttcttcttcgcctTTGTACGTGTAAATCTGGACGGCAGAGCACTCAGCAGCTATGTGGCAGAGACAAAGTGAAACTATTTTTAGACTCATACATGTGGAGTGGAAACAGGGTCCTGAAGGAACCTCTGACTTCCTAGCGTTTTACGAGATATTTGTCAAACATGCTGCTCTGTCTGTTATGCTTCCATGACACTTTGATTACATTATCCAACCTCCCTGTAGATTAACAGCCTCTGGCAGACACTAGGGTTGTTGGTTGAGCTACAGTCGGTCCTTTCAGTCCTTTGGAATTTGTAAAGCAAAATTGTTAAACATTTTGTTCGGAATTTCCAAAAGTTTCATTAACCTACCTTATAAACATCAAGCTCTCCACACTGGTGGTCAAACCTGGTGTACAACTCATTGAGCATGGTGATCACTTGCATTGGGGTACAGAGGGAGCAAACAGCCGTGAAGCCCACAATGTCAGAGAAGAGCATGGTAACCCTGTCAAACTTCTTGGCCTGGACTGTTTGTCCCTGCCACAACTGCTGTGCCACCGTGCCAGGGAAAATGGAGAAGAGGAGGTccactgtcttcttcttctcctcctccagcgcTTGGTGAGCATGCTCCAAGGCTGCCTTGGCCTTCCCCAGACGCTTCTTCAAACCGTCCTGGGCTTTGGCCTGTTCACCAACCAGAACGACGTCACGCAGCGCATTATGGATAGGGATGTCTGACAAGTAGAGGCCACGGCCTGTTAGCTCCTCTAGCTTGTCCACACATGGTGAGCCTAGGAACAAAATGGCATTGGACTCTGACACGTAGATCATCTGACCTTTAAGGTCCATGAGCTGAAAGAGAAGATCATATGATGAGAAAAGTTAATCTACTGGATGTGGTAAAGCTAGTTTGAATTGGAGACTAACTGTCCTCACACCTCaatgaaaaacaactaaatgtgTAAAGATGTTTTTCCTTGTGTGGCAtctgtgcattttaaaataagTAATGTTTACATACATAAACTCCCTCGAGACGAATAGGAATAACAATTTAAAcattagagaaaagaaaagcaaactggCCATTTGCATGGTATTTATGAAACAGCAGCTGTATGCAGCTGTCCCTCAGCTGCAGCGGTAAACAACACCAAAAGGTTTATTTATGTTCCAGTGGAGCACAAATTCAAGAAACCGAAAAATCTAGCTCAAGTACATTTGTATTAGTCACAGTAGCAGCATGCCTCTAGGGATGTCAGTGTCAGTCGGTTGGTCAAGTCCACAACTTTGGACcggactaaaatatctcaacaactatgagatggattgccatggtatttggtacacacattcattGCTCCAAGAGGATGATTTCTAGCGACTCttgtgacccctgacctttcatCTAGCGCCACAATGAGATTAATATTTGCAATTCAGAGTGAAACATCTCAGCAACTGTTGAATGAATTGGCATTCATTTTGGCATAGTTACTCATGGTTTGTGTTggtgatcccttgacttttcatctagcaccatcaaTCAAGTCAAAATTTTAATGGCAACAAAGCCTTTACCTATTATAACTGTgctatatttattattattattattattattgttgttattttatagTCTGACACAGTTTACTTGATTGTGTCTGCTAAAGGTCGAAAACAAATTTTCGAACTCAACTTTTCAATCTGTTAGAGTTTTTCATATTACCGCCTCACAGAGCTGAGACTGTGGCCGTAGACCCAGAGTCTCCTTCACTGTTATAACAACAGTAGCTATAGGGAGAAATACAGCCACAGAAGTAGTTTGAAGACTGTAACATAATTCATGTTGAATGTGCCACTTCTGTTGACAtttcagtcatgtttgtgtATAGTGGACTTGTCAGCGGAGTAATACATTATCATCCCCAGATGGACGAGAATGAGACACTTGCTTTCTGCTCACCCacttactgattttttttttaacctgttttaACTGGTCCGTGTGGTCAGTAAAGGTAAAGGTAAAGCTACCACTGGAGGACTAGTGTTATAGTAAGTGGAAGCATCTCTGACTGAATGTCATTAGTCATTACACCACTGTCATGTTTACTCaatgacactttttttcttgtcgTGGCGACCAATTGCTGTGCACCCTTACATAAATAGCGTGAGCATGGCTGTGCCTTTGATGGATGAAATGGTTTGACATTTGCTTCTGATCTCCACTGGGGGTATAATCTTGATCTCTACCTCAGGCCAAGTACACCACTAATAAGCCTGAGCGCTTATAAACAGCCTGATTTTTTTACCCTCTATCTTACTCGATTTAATATTAACACGATGACCGGAAGACCTTTTCTGCCTCATTAGTCGGTGATGTCACTGGTCAATTTATATCCTGCAGACATGACGACATACCTTCCCTGTGATGTCTGTGGTGTAGACTCCATGCTTGATCCGAatgataaactgtgtgtttagCATGGTCAGAATACCTTGAAAGGTACATTTGATCTGGGGAGAGACAATAGAGAAGTGTTCTTGGAAGGTAGCAGACCGCCTCAGTCCATCCTTTCTGGTCAGTCTCTTCCTGAGCCCATGTCCTATTTGAACCAGAACCAAGTCCTGGTCCAGGATCAGATGGAAAGGGAAAATGGTGGAGAACAGAGTGGTAGGAAGGGTCCCAGCTGAGGTAGCCCGCAGCGGGCTGGGGCTCAGATTTTTTGCATCCTTAACAACAACTGTGTACAGAAGACTGGCCTGTGGGCTGGACTGCAAGATGCTGTCTTTAGCACTGGGGGGGTCCATCAACACATCCACAGTGGTGTGATACAGCAAGCGGGCAGCAGCTTTGATGACTCCGGGGAAAAAGAGCTGAGTGGTCGGGCGGGGGTTGAAGAAATAGACAGTAAGCAGACCCGGATCCTTGTCTAAGCACAGCACCGATGGTTCGTTTACATAATCCTCTCTGTCCGGGTTGGG contains:
- the gucy1a1 gene encoding guanylate cyclase soluble subunit alpha-1, translating into MFCAKLKELKISGECPFSSSAKNNELGDLEERSADDADLLPISKDVHGKIGEDLPRQKTSRAKVNLHTLGESIRKLACPEFQRLHTALHRMMRLSDHTRDSESPGICCTDNQSCSDEPEHLVEMINIYSTKTAIPMEALKVALGEELFNMCYEEDGHILRVVGGALHDFLNSFNVLLKQSSTLPNPDREDYVNEPSVLCLDKDPGLLTVYFFNPRPTTQLFFPGVIKAAARLLYHTTVDVLMDPPSAKDSILQSSPQASLLYTVVVKDAKNLSPSPLRATSAGTLPTTLFSTIFPFHLILDQDLVLVQIGHGLRKRLTRKDGLRRSATFQEHFSIVSPQIKCTFQGILTMLNTQFIIRIKHGVYTTDITGKLMDLKGQMIYVSESNAILFLGSPCVDKLEELTGRGLYLSDIPIHNALRDVVLVGEQAKAQDGLKKRLGKAKAALEHAHQALEEEKKKTVDLLFSIFPGTVAQQLWQGQTVQAKKFDRVTMLFSDIVGFTAVCSLCTPMQVITMLNELYTRFDHQCGELDVYKVETIGDAYCVAGGLHKESGTHAVQIALMALKMMELSDEVMTPTGDPIQMRIGLHTGSVLAGVVGVKMPRYCLFGNNVTLANKFESCSQPRKINISPTTHRLLKDRPEFVFVPRSRQELPANFPEDIPGVCYFLEASFKTSKLTLK